In Maridesulfovibrio sp., a single genomic region encodes these proteins:
- a CDS encoding ABC transporter permease translates to MVSYIFRRLLQGLLVLLAVSFVCFCLFRYTGDPVLMLAGKYATQQEREMVRKAYGLDQPPYVQYVKFLGGVLKGNFGKSYISQVDALDTILERFPATFELALTAIFISFTVGVGLGIVVSIRPKGFVSRSIMAGSLMGISIPTFLIGILLVMFFSVYLDILPSFGRGETVTIGPWRTGLLTLDGLKHIILPALTLSGYQLAVMLRLTRAGMREVMGEEYIKTAWAKGLSPAKVILKHALRNVMIPVVTIAGLSFGELIAFSIVTETIFQWPGMGNLLLTSIFETDQPIVVTYIMLASFIILFINIMVDLLYAVLNPKIRYD, encoded by the coding sequence ATGGTATCATACATTTTTCGAAGATTGTTGCAGGGACTACTGGTACTTCTGGCCGTCTCGTTCGTATGCTTCTGCCTGTTCCGCTATACCGGGGACCCGGTGCTCATGCTGGCCGGTAAATACGCCACACAGCAGGAACGCGAAATGGTGCGCAAGGCCTACGGTCTGGATCAGCCGCCCTATGTGCAGTACGTCAAATTTCTCGGCGGAGTGCTCAAGGGCAATTTCGGTAAATCATACATAAGCCAGGTGGACGCCCTGGACACCATTCTGGAACGTTTTCCTGCCACCTTCGAACTGGCACTGACGGCAATCTTCATTTCCTTCACCGTCGGAGTCGGGTTGGGGATAGTAGTTTCCATACGACCCAAAGGATTCGTCAGCAGATCGATAATGGCCGGTTCTCTGATGGGGATATCGATACCCACGTTCCTCATCGGTATTCTGCTGGTCATGTTCTTCTCGGTATATCTGGATATTCTTCCATCCTTCGGGCGGGGAGAGACCGTTACCATAGGCCCGTGGAGAACCGGGCTGCTGACCCTGGACGGGCTCAAGCACATCATACTTCCGGCCCTGACCCTTTCCGGGTACCAGCTTGCGGTTATGCTGCGCCTTACCCGTGCGGGCATGCGCGAAGTCATGGGAGAGGAATACATCAAGACCGCATGGGCCAAGGGACTTTCCCCGGCCAAGGTAATCCTTAAGCATGCGTTGAGAAACGTTATGATCCCCGTAGTGACCATCGCCGGTCTTTCCTTCGGGGAACTCATCGCCTTCTCCATTGTCACCGAAACCATTTTCCAATGGCCGGGAATGGGCAACCTGCTCCTGACTTCGATATTCGAAACCGACCAGCCGATTGTCGTTACCTACATAATGCTGGCTTCTTTCATAATCCTGTTCATCAACATTATGGTCGACCTGCTCTACGCCGTGCTCAACCCAAAAATCCGTTACGATTAG
- a CDS encoding FAD-binding and (Fe-S)-binding domain-containing protein has protein sequence MKKLINDMRAVLPSECIHDHPALVSTFAVDASYFEPKAKLVVDVRNLEEVSAVLRVCSENGIGVTFRGSGTAVSGQACGEGVLVRFKGRAWKKIEVLDEGARFWSGSAVIGIEVNAALAPFGRMMGADPASIASATMGGIIADNSAGMCCMVEENSYHAIRGMRLILADGTYLDTTDRESVDAFRKSHAALLDKLAELRGKVLADEDVVARIRRKYSIKNTIGYTVNSFVDHEDPLDILMHLMVGSEGTLGFIHETLLETIPTQPVRAVGLMFFPSLGVATDIVIAMKDTCSINAAEVLDYNSLTAMQNLKDIPDVMRNLQEGSCAMLIETKAWDSERLQENVDGILEVLGRFPALSEQEFTTDAVECEKIWNIRRALYPAIANFREPDEYVLTEDINIPVDRLAEGCDCFQELFDRYGYAAGIMGHAFHGNLHFSIPVKIADAQEVDKLHHFMVDLVELITGRFDGSLKAEHGTGRAMAPFVRREWGDFLFEIMCEVKKVFDPEGILNPGVLISEDENAHINGLKSPVATHPCVDLCVECGFCEPICPSRDIGLSPRQRVSLLRAVTRLRSEGSAEMADDWDGVFRKYGEQLCATDGLCKQRCPLGVDVAALIRDIRGKEASDRTLRIADYVTGHMGAVLKVASFGLHGMSLAQRMIGDSAMQRLAGGARSVSGNRLPMWNKAMPEGGSRVPVVSGNAAGADRVVYFPSCAIRSMGPARGDDSDPLMDVTVRLLERAGYQVVFPENMDRLCCGKAMETKGLFAQADELSAGLGAALLVASENGRYPVLCDTSPCLERMKRTLDERLVLMDPIEFVMKNLSGRLNFRQLPRTVALHPTCSTRTMGLEGQFRELASRCARSVVVPKGIGCCGFSGDKGFHKPELNAAALESLREQVSDCDEGYSVSRTCEIGLTLHGGKTYRNILYLVEEATRDQA, from the coding sequence TTGAAGAAGCTGATTAATGATATGAGGGCTGTTCTGCCCTCCGAGTGTATCCATGATCATCCTGCTCTGGTTTCAACCTTTGCGGTTGATGCCAGCTATTTCGAGCCGAAGGCCAAACTCGTTGTCGATGTACGCAATCTTGAAGAGGTTTCCGCTGTCCTGCGTGTCTGTTCCGAAAACGGAATCGGGGTTACCTTTCGAGGGTCCGGTACTGCTGTAAGCGGACAGGCCTGCGGCGAGGGCGTTCTTGTCCGGTTCAAGGGCCGTGCGTGGAAAAAAATCGAAGTTCTTGATGAAGGCGCAAGGTTCTGGTCCGGGAGTGCGGTGATCGGGATTGAAGTCAATGCTGCTCTGGCTCCGTTCGGGCGCATGATGGGTGCAGACCCTGCTTCAATCGCTTCAGCCACCATGGGCGGGATAATTGCCGACAACTCCGCCGGTATGTGCTGCATGGTTGAAGAGAACAGCTACCATGCCATACGGGGGATGCGGCTTATTCTTGCAGACGGAACCTATCTGGACACCACCGACCGTGAAAGTGTTGATGCGTTCCGTAAGTCCCATGCAGCGTTGCTGGACAAGCTTGCGGAGCTGCGTGGGAAAGTCCTTGCCGACGAAGACGTGGTTGCGCGCATCCGGCGCAAGTATTCGATTAAGAATACAATCGGGTACACGGTTAATTCGTTCGTGGATCACGAAGACCCCTTGGATATCCTGATGCATCTGATGGTCGGATCGGAAGGGACTCTGGGATTCATACACGAAACCCTGCTGGAAACCATTCCGACCCAGCCTGTCCGGGCGGTGGGGCTCATGTTTTTCCCTTCACTGGGAGTGGCCACCGATATCGTCATCGCCATGAAGGACACATGCAGCATCAACGCCGCGGAGGTGCTTGACTACAACTCCCTGACCGCCATGCAGAACCTGAAGGACATCCCGGATGTCATGCGCAATCTGCAGGAAGGTTCATGCGCCATGCTCATCGAGACCAAGGCCTGGGATTCGGAGCGGTTACAGGAGAATGTGGACGGAATTCTAGAAGTGCTGGGCCGGTTCCCGGCTCTGTCCGAACAGGAATTCACCACTGATGCGGTCGAGTGCGAAAAGATCTGGAATATCCGCCGGGCCTTGTATCCGGCCATTGCGAACTTCCGCGAACCGGATGAATACGTGCTTACCGAGGATATCAATATTCCGGTCGACCGGCTTGCCGAAGGGTGTGACTGTTTTCAGGAGCTTTTCGACCGCTACGGTTATGCCGCAGGAATCATGGGCCACGCTTTCCACGGCAACCTGCATTTTTCCATTCCGGTTAAAATCGCCGATGCACAGGAAGTGGACAAACTGCACCACTTCATGGTCGACCTCGTGGAACTCATTACCGGGCGTTTTGACGGTTCCCTCAAGGCCGAGCACGGAACCGGCCGGGCCATGGCTCCCTTTGTGCGCCGGGAATGGGGCGATTTCCTGTTCGAGATAATGTGCGAAGTCAAAAAAGTTTTTGACCCCGAAGGAATCCTCAATCCGGGTGTTCTCATCAGTGAGGACGAGAACGCCCATATCAACGGACTTAAAAGCCCGGTGGCAACCCATCCGTGCGTGGACCTTTGCGTTGAATGCGGATTTTGCGAGCCCATATGTCCCTCGCGGGATATCGGACTTTCTCCGCGTCAGCGGGTCAGCCTGCTGAGGGCTGTTACCAGACTCCGGTCGGAAGGCAGTGCCGAGATGGCCGATGACTGGGACGGAGTGTTCCGCAAGTACGGGGAACAACTCTGCGCCACGGACGGATTGTGCAAACAACGTTGTCCGCTGGGGGTTGATGTAGCGGCTCTGATTCGTGATATTCGCGGAAAAGAAGCTTCGGACCGTACCCTGCGGATTGCCGATTACGTGACCGGGCACATGGGTGCCGTTCTCAAGGTCGCATCGTTCGGCCTGCACGGCATGTCTCTGGCTCAAAGAATGATCGGTGATTCTGCCATGCAGCGGCTTGCCGGTGGTGCCAGATCAGTTTCCGGCAACAGGTTGCCCATGTGGAACAAGGCGATGCCCGAAGGCGGGAGCCGTGTTCCGGTTGTTTCAGGCAATGCTGCGGGCGCGGACCGGGTGGTCTACTTTCCGTCCTGCGCTATCCGCTCCATGGGACCGGCCCGTGGGGACGATTCCGATCCGTTGATGGATGTAACCGTCCGGTTGCTTGAGCGGGCAGGGTATCAGGTTGTGTTTCCTGAAAACATGGATCGGCTGTGCTGCGGCAAGGCCATGGAAACCAAGGGACTGTTTGCTCAGGCTGATGAACTTTCCGCCGGACTTGGGGCCGCGCTGCTTGTGGCGAGCGAGAACGGAAGATATCCGGTTCTGTGTGATACAAGCCCTTGTCTTGAGCGCATGAAAAGGACTCTTGACGAGCGCCTTGTACTGATGGACCCGATAGAATTCGTGATGAAGAATTTGAGCGGACGGCTCAATTTCAGACAGCTGCCGCGGACCGTGGCCCTGCACCCGACCTGTTCAACAAGGACCATGGGGCTTGAAGGGCAGTTCCGGGAACTGGCCTCCAGATGTGCCCGGAGTGTAGTTGTTCCCAAGGGAATAGGCTGCTGCGGGTTTTCCGGGGACAAAGGGTTTCATAAGCCGGAACTGAATGCTGCCGCCCTCGAAAGTCTGCGTGAGCAGGTTTCCGATTGTGATGAAGGATACAGTGTTTCACGTACCTGTGAAATAGGGCTGACTCTTCACGGCGGCAAGACCTATCGCAACATTCTGTATCTGGTGGAAGAAGCCACCAGAGATCAGGCATAG
- a CDS encoding thiamine pyrophosphate-binding protein: MSGTVILHLLERLKEIGVTDYFGVPGDYAFPVNDAICNDPELRWIGCCNELNAAYAADGYARIKGLAAVCTTYGVGELSAINAIAGSYAENLPVFHIVGMPKCSLQQNGNIIHHTLGNGEFDLFHKMAGPVVCASTILSYENAVSEVDRVITAALTERKPVYIAVPADHALMELGCTKPYSRPVVASDPDTLETAVSLILEKLGKAGSAMVMVGALIGRFGLQSSMLDFIEKSGLPFTSMFMAKGTLSEAHPNFIGVYNGRILDPGVQQTVENCDLVVSFGAIRSDINTGAFTVKIDTHREIRIYPDRVCIGHAVYHKILMQDVLQELCQRIGNLGLPVPFRPAGLGYPHGAPDDSITPASLYPRIERFFKRNDIIMGETGTASMGLANARLPEDAVFFNQTLWGAIGWATPAAFGAAMAAPDRRVLLITGEGSHQMTVQEIGQFGRFGLKPVIICLNNDGYLIERMLCENPDIYYNDLAEWNYSLLPAAFGLKDWYCQKVVNNRQLDAALEAAEACTGGCYIEVVTDKMAAPEMALALNRIVLNGPGWKS; this comes from the coding sequence ATGTCCGGAACTGTCATCCTTCACTTACTGGAGCGGCTCAAGGAGATCGGGGTTACCGATTATTTCGGTGTCCCCGGAGATTATGCCTTCCCTGTCAATGATGCCATCTGCAACGATCCGGAATTGCGTTGGATCGGTTGCTGCAATGAACTTAACGCCGCGTACGCAGCAGATGGCTATGCCCGAATAAAAGGTCTTGCTGCAGTCTGCACGACTTACGGTGTCGGCGAACTCAGTGCGATAAACGCCATCGCCGGGAGTTACGCCGAGAATCTGCCTGTATTTCACATAGTAGGCATGCCCAAATGTTCCCTGCAGCAGAACGGGAACATCATACACCATACCCTGGGCAACGGGGAATTTGACCTTTTCCACAAAATGGCCGGGCCGGTGGTCTGCGCTAGCACTATTCTTTCTTACGAAAATGCCGTTTCGGAAGTCGATAGGGTGATTACAGCCGCTCTTACCGAACGGAAACCCGTGTACATAGCCGTTCCGGCCGACCATGCTCTTATGGAACTCGGCTGCACAAAGCCGTATTCCAGACCAGTTGTCGCAAGCGATCCTGATACTTTGGAAACGGCGGTTTCACTGATTCTCGAAAAACTCGGGAAGGCAGGGTCGGCAATGGTCATGGTCGGAGCCCTGATAGGGAGGTTCGGGCTGCAAAGTTCCATGCTCGATTTTATAGAGAAGTCCGGATTGCCTTTCACTTCCATGTTTATGGCCAAGGGGACTCTTTCCGAAGCCCATCCCAATTTTATAGGCGTTTATAACGGACGCATTCTTGATCCGGGCGTGCAGCAGACCGTTGAAAACTGCGATCTTGTAGTCAGTTTCGGTGCCATACGTTCAGATATCAATACCGGCGCCTTTACCGTCAAAATAGATACCCACCGAGAAATACGTATTTATCCTGACCGGGTGTGCATAGGCCATGCTGTTTATCATAAAATACTGATGCAGGATGTTCTGCAGGAGCTTTGCCAGCGTATCGGCAATCTTGGTCTTCCTGTGCCGTTTCGTCCTGCCGGACTCGGATATCCGCATGGAGCTCCTGATGACAGCATTACACCGGCCTCGCTTTATCCCCGCATCGAACGTTTCTTTAAACGGAATGACATAATCATGGGCGAAACAGGAACCGCTTCCATGGGGCTTGCAAATGCCAGACTTCCCGAAGATGCGGTATTTTTCAACCAGACCCTGTGGGGCGCAATCGGCTGGGCCACACCTGCTGCATTCGGTGCTGCCATGGCAGCTCCGGACCGAAGAGTTCTGCTTATAACAGGCGAAGGATCGCATCAGATGACCGTACAGGAAATAGGGCAGTTCGGAAGATTCGGACTCAAGCCGGTAATAATCTGCCTGAATAATGACGGATATCTGATTGAACGCATGCTCTGCGAAAATCCGGACATTTATTACAACGATCTTGCCGAGTGGAATTACAGCCTGTTGCCCGCCGCTTTCGGCTTGAAAGACTGGTACTGCCAAAAGGTCGTAAACAACAGGCAGCTTGATGCTGCTCTGGAGGCCGCCGAAGCATGTACAGGCGGATGCTACATAGAGGTGGTGACCGACAAGATGGCTGCTCCGGAAATGGCGCTCGCTCTGAACCGTATTGTCCTCAATGGTCCCGGCTGGAAGTCCTGA
- a CDS encoding ABC transporter permease: MNRSLFQKRLNSFRNDTPAMIGASILLVFITAGILAPLLAPMNPYDLSSVDLGNYLMQPFWMDGGSISFPLGTDDQGRGILSTILYGMRTSLVVGGSVVAIAGSIGITLGMIGGYYGGIIDAFVMRCADTVFSFSTTLLAVLLLGVFETRGVGTVIFAICIADWVKYARTIRGSVLEIKDNPYVMAAKASGARDFRILFQHILPNALPPIFVVMAVDLAVVIMLEATLSFLGVGVPLTEPSLGMMISIGKNYIYAGMWWMTLFPGAALILLVVGINLFADWLRDEMNPKLSR, translated from the coding sequence ATGAACAGATCATTATTTCAAAAACGTCTGAACAGTTTCAGGAACGACACGCCGGCCATGATAGGGGCATCAATCCTGCTGGTATTCATCACAGCCGGGATACTGGCCCCCCTGCTGGCTCCCATGAACCCCTATGATTTAAGTTCCGTGGATCTGGGCAACTACCTTATGCAGCCCTTCTGGATGGACGGGGGATCAATCTCTTTCCCGCTGGGTACGGACGATCAGGGCCGCGGAATACTGTCCACAATCCTCTACGGCATGCGCACTTCGCTCGTAGTCGGAGGGTCCGTGGTTGCCATTGCCGGCAGCATAGGCATAACGCTCGGCATGATCGGCGGATACTACGGCGGGATCATCGATGCATTCGTCATGCGCTGCGCCGATACTGTTTTCTCCTTCTCGACCACCCTGCTTGCGGTTCTCCTGCTTGGGGTCTTCGAAACACGGGGAGTGGGCACGGTAATTTTCGCCATCTGCATTGCGGACTGGGTCAAATACGCCAGAACGATTCGCGGAAGCGTGCTGGAGATCAAGGACAACCCGTACGTCATGGCCGCGAAAGCTTCGGGAGCCAGAGACTTCCGCATCCTTTTCCAGCACATCCTGCCCAATGCGCTGCCGCCTATTTTCGTAGTCATGGCCGTGGACCTGGCAGTGGTCATCATGCTTGAGGCCACCCTCAGCTTTCTTGGAGTAGGAGTACCTCTTACCGAACCGTCACTGGGCATGATGATATCCATAGGCAAGAACTACATTTACGCCGGAATGTGGTGGATGACCCTTTTTCCGGGAGCCGCCCTCATCCTTCTCGTAGTGGGCATCAACCTTTTTGCCGACTGGCTTAGAGATGAAATGAATCCCAAGCTCAGCCGCTGA
- a CDS encoding M20 family metallopeptidase — MTEEQQNTFDRFVADLKTLVNTDSASENHDGIAEVAEFLKAKLERAGLKAEITREGKDGTPCLKACTESKNGRYDFMFLGHMDTVFPTGEAAKRPFSIEGKHALGPGVSDMKGGLLVAVNVIERLKEQGLLDKIAICVCFNGDEEIGSPDSKALIEKTSESCDRVFVFEPCRIGFRHVLHRKGGGRIKVTAHGISSHAGADPEKGANALVELASHIPAIHALNDNGDGITAQCTVIRSGEKTNIIPDTAVLDVDVRVATMDEMKVVEDFFRRLPEKNYIENTSITVSGGVDRPPMECTDKTVELWNILAEEGRKAGVESSYISTGGCSDGNWTAAKGIPTIDGMGTVGANSHRLDEYVELESIIPSITMIANSCRKMIMGD; from the coding sequence ATGACCGAAGAGCAACAGAACACATTCGACCGGTTCGTCGCCGATCTGAAAACACTGGTCAATACCGACAGCGCAAGCGAAAACCATGACGGAATCGCCGAAGTGGCCGAATTCCTCAAAGCCAAGCTGGAAAGAGCGGGACTGAAAGCTGAAATCACCCGCGAAGGCAAAGACGGCACCCCCTGCCTCAAAGCCTGCACCGAGTCCAAAAACGGACGTTACGACTTCATGTTCCTGGGACACATGGACACTGTGTTTCCCACCGGAGAAGCTGCCAAGCGCCCCTTTTCCATTGAAGGAAAACACGCCCTCGGCCCCGGAGTATCCGACATGAAAGGCGGACTGCTCGTTGCCGTAAACGTAATTGAACGGCTGAAGGAGCAGGGACTGCTCGATAAAATAGCAATCTGCGTTTGCTTCAACGGCGATGAGGAAATCGGTTCCCCGGATTCAAAAGCACTGATTGAAAAAACATCCGAATCCTGCGACAGGGTTTTCGTCTTCGAACCGTGCCGCATCGGTTTCCGCCACGTCCTGCATCGCAAGGGCGGCGGAAGAATAAAGGTTACCGCACACGGCATTTCCTCCCACGCAGGAGCCGACCCGGAAAAAGGCGCCAACGCTCTGGTCGAACTGGCAAGCCATATCCCGGCAATCCATGCTCTCAACGACAATGGCGACGGTATTACCGCCCAGTGCACGGTAATCAGGAGCGGAGAAAAAACAAACATCATCCCCGACACCGCGGTACTTGATGTTGATGTGCGCGTAGCCACCATGGATGAAATGAAAGTCGTGGAAGATTTCTTCCGCAGACTTCCGGAAAAGAATTACATCGAAAACACTTCGATTACCGTTTCCGGCGGAGTGGACCGCCCGCCCATGGAATGCACGGATAAGACTGTAGAACTTTGGAATATTCTCGCAGAGGAAGGCCGAAAGGCCGGTGTGGAATCTTCCTACATCTCCACCGGAGGCTGCTCGGACGGAAACTGGACCGCAGCCAAAGGAATCCCCACCATTGACGGCATGGGCACGGTGGGAGCCAATTCCCATCGTCTGGACGAGTATGTAGAGCTTGAAAGTATCATACCCTCGATAACAATGATTGCAAACAGCTGCCGAAAAATGATCATGGGGGATTAA
- a CDS encoding cytidylate kinase family protein — protein MNFLSRASSIAVFILGLFIMALGVSVSVKADLGVTPISCVPYVYSLSTPLTLGELTIFMNAFFIIGQIAVLRKKYSLFQLIQFPAVAVLGYCIDFTLQLISWISPASYVEQLFWLMVSCLLLALGVFLVVKAGVTYIPGDGLIAVIAETYKKDFGKMKMCFDSSMVVIGLLSSFALLGRLAGIREGTFIAALTVGFLIQVYNKAFTRVASLMNSRKVSAEVSDVPLQSYGLYPVITISREYGSGGHEIGRLIADELGFTFYDRELIDLTAEQSGFTAEFIKDKEQKLTNSLFYDLYAQNYAYVQEELPPTDLLFLIQSKIIRDICAKGPCVIVGRCANFILKDNSACFNIFIHANDEFRKSKIINSYKAASTYSSKDLELADRKRANYCLHYTGKNWRDSTNYHMTVDSSLFSTESIARQIIGMFNSSRGSGRI, from the coding sequence GTGAATTTCCTTAGCAGGGCTTCAAGCATAGCAGTTTTTATTCTGGGACTTTTCATCATGGCTCTGGGGGTGTCGGTTTCCGTTAAGGCCGATCTCGGCGTTACCCCCATTTCATGTGTGCCTTATGTGTACAGCCTGAGTACGCCCCTAACCCTGGGCGAGTTGACCATTTTTATGAACGCATTCTTCATAATCGGGCAGATAGCCGTATTGAGGAAAAAATATTCGCTGTTTCAGCTTATTCAGTTCCCTGCAGTAGCAGTACTCGGCTATTGCATTGACTTTACACTGCAACTTATTTCATGGATCAGCCCGGCAAGTTACGTGGAGCAGTTGTTTTGGCTCATGGTCAGTTGTCTTTTGCTCGCGTTAGGGGTGTTCCTTGTTGTGAAAGCGGGCGTTACCTACATCCCCGGTGACGGTCTGATTGCCGTTATTGCCGAGACTTACAAGAAAGATTTCGGCAAGATGAAGATGTGTTTTGACAGCTCCATGGTGGTAATAGGACTGCTGAGTTCGTTTGCCCTGCTGGGCAGGCTGGCCGGTATAAGGGAAGGCACATTCATCGCAGCCCTGACCGTGGGATTCCTCATACAGGTCTACAACAAGGCTTTTACCCGTGTTGCGTCCCTTATGAATAGCCGCAAGGTCTCCGCAGAAGTGTCTGATGTCCCCTTGCAGTCCTACGGATTGTATCCCGTAATAACCATTTCCAGAGAATACGGCAGTGGCGGACATGAAATAGGCAGACTGATTGCCGATGAACTCGGTTTCACGTTTTATGACCGGGAACTGATCGACCTGACGGCAGAGCAGAGCGGATTTACGGCTGAATTTATCAAGGACAAAGAACAGAAACTCACCAATTCACTGTTCTACGATCTTTATGCGCAAAACTATGCTTACGTGCAGGAGGAACTGCCGCCTACGGATCTGCTTTTCCTGATACAGAGTAAAATAATTCGGGATATATGCGCGAAGGGGCCGTGTGTGATAGTCGGGCGTTGCGCAAACTTCATCCTCAAAGACAATTCGGCCTGTTTTAATATTTTTATTCATGCAAATGATGAATTCCGCAAATCCAAAATAATAAATTCGTACAAGGCCGCATCGACCTATTCGTCAAAGGACCTTGAACTTGCGGACCGCAAGCGCGCGAATTACTGCCTGCATTACACCGGCAAAAATTGGCGGGACTCGACCAACTATCATATGACTGTGGACAGTTCCCTCTTCAGTACGGAAAGCATTGCCCGGCAGATAATCGGGATGTTCAACAGTTCAAGAGGTTCGGGCAGAATCTGA
- a CDS encoding MarR family transcriptional regulator produces the protein MTEDEIIKFEQESPIRMVSKLNRLTLNSLSEPLASVGIARGTLPFLMEVYCREGIIQEDITRILTIDRAATARALRQLEENSLVEREEDSEDRRCKRVYPTDKALEMRDDIMDILKKQREIMFAGFDEKERGQFMDMLDRMVKNTFRAVGS, from the coding sequence ATGACTGAAGATGAAATAATTAAATTTGAACAGGAATCACCCATTCGCATGGTCAGTAAGCTTAACCGGCTTACCCTTAATTCGTTAAGTGAACCGCTTGCATCAGTAGGGATTGCCCGTGGAACACTACCGTTCCTGATGGAAGTGTACTGCCGTGAGGGAATAATTCAGGAAGACATCACCAGAATACTGACAATTGATCGGGCTGCAACAGCCAGAGCACTGCGGCAGTTGGAAGAAAACAGTCTGGTGGAACGCGAAGAGGATTCCGAAGACCGGCGCTGCAAACGGGTTTACCCTACAGATAAGGCGCTGGAAATGCGTGATGATATAATGGATATCCTGAAAAAACAGCGTGAAATTATGTTTGCCGGTTTTGATGAAAAAGAGCGAGGTCAGTTTATGGATATGCTGGACCGGATGGTCAAAAATACGTTCAGGGCGGTTGGATCATGA